A single window of Silurus meridionalis isolate SWU-2019-XX chromosome 11, ASM1480568v1, whole genome shotgun sequence DNA harbors:
- the zmp:0000001301 gene encoding host cell factor 2 isoform X1 produces the protein MALASGHWVEKVIGGMPPSQRAGHAVAVAGSIAFLHGGISNMNSNEALPKYFNDFYMLTVTSSCITWEMMPQNGVVPNAREGHTLCVVKGKLYLFGGSCDPEAKECLPGVYCFDVVTLRWEKLDVGGVALKTLRHSSAALGDNIYVYGGIVDGTPTDDLMMFNTVSMIWTPIKTSGTPPSARYNHTCAVVNEEIFLFGGCEADGSYYKDIYVLNIETLTWQKTEVKGESPLSCAGQTFTTHHDKDIYLFGGAIKGSDGKISSINEIHKLSLAKMKWKVPLYVGIPPARRHGHAAFIIHSHMYVFGGKNEVQEFNDLKIMRLINPSERQPVMKEILSEFGLQGVSNSFVPTKVPNVRYELSEMPLVMKAERTESAQPTAYQDFAMVRGEAMALIQKAFAILDEQFRKLDREKSDLSEAVEALRCERQAINEYHQKQSQEIQEMLVRHRLQNEAWLQARAEENDKERKELCKLREEVLLEQEKLKEEQCNIQKRSEHLLSIMQQFKGM, from the exons ATGGCCCTAGCAAGTGGACACTGGGTTGAAAAGGTGATCGGAGGAATGCCACCTAGCCAAAG agCTGGTCATGCCGTTGCAGTCGCAGGAAGCATTGCTTTCTTGCATGGAGGCATCTCAAACATGAACTCCAAT GAAGCGCTGCCAAAATATTTCAATGATTTCTATATGCTTACTG ttacATCTTCCTGTATAACTTGGGAGATGATGCCTCAGAACGGCGTTGTACCGAATGCAAGAGAAGGACACACACTTTG TGTTGTCAAAGGGAAACTGTACTTATTCGGAGGCTCCTGCGATCCTGAAGCAAAAGAATGTCTCCCAGGTGTCTATTGCTTTGATGTTG TTACATTACGATGGGAGAAGCTGGACGTTGGAGGTGTGGCTCTGAAAACTCTCAGACACAGTTCAGCAGCTTTAGGGGATAATATCTATGTCTACGGAGGAATTGTGGATGGAACACCTACAGATGACCTGATGATGTTCAATACAG TGTCAATGATTTGGACACCTATCAAAACAAGTGGTACTCCACCATCTGCAAG ATATAACCACACATGTGCTGTAGTCAATGAGGAGATCTTCTTGTTTGGGGGATGTGAAGCAGATGGATCCTACTACAAAGACATTTATGTGCTGAATATAG AGACCCTAACATGGCAGAAAACTGAGGTAAAGGGCGAGTCACCGCTCTCCTGTGCGGGTCAGACCTTCACCACTCACCATGACAAG gatatatatttgtttggtggAGCTATAAAAGGTTCAGATGGGAAAATATCATCGATAAATGAAATTCACAAGCTGAGCCTGG CAAAAATGAAATGGAAGGTACCTCTGTATGTGGGAATTCCTCCGGCTAGACGTCACGGCCATGCAGCTTTTATTATTCACAGTCac ATGTACGTGTTTGGAGGCAAAAATGAAGTACAGGAATTCAATGACCTGAAGATAATGAGACTAATTAACCCATCAGAGAGACAACCCG TCATGAAGGAGATTCTGTCTGAATTTGGCCTTCAGGGTGTCAGTAACAG CTTTGTGCCGACAAAGGTTCCCAATGTAAGGTATGAGCTGAGTGAGATGCCGTTAGTCATGAAGGCCGAGAGAACGGAGTCAGCACAG CCCACAGCTTATCAAGATTTTGCAATGGTTCGAGGTGAAGCAATGGCCCTGATTCAAAAAGCATTTGCCATTTTAGACGAACAGTTCCGTAAATTAGACAG AGAAAAGTCTGATCTTTCAGAAGCAGTGGAAGCTCTGCGTTGTGAGAGACAGGCCATCAATGAGTACCACCAGAAACAGAGCcag GAAATTCAGGAAATGCTAGTGAGACATCGACTTCAAAATGAGGCTTGGCTACAAGCTCGGGCTGAAGAGAACGACAAGGAGAGGAAAGAGCTCTGCAAACTCAGG GAGGAAGTGCTCCTTGagcaggagaagctgaaagaagagcAGTGCAACATCCAAAAACGCAGCGAGCACCTCCTGTCCATTATGCAGCAGTTCAAAGGCATGTGA
- the zmp:0000001301 gene encoding host cell factor 2 isoform X2 has protein sequence MALASGHWVEKVIGGMPPSQRAGHAVAVAGSIAFLHGGISNMNSNEALPKYFNDFYMLTVTSSCITWEMMPQNGVVPNAREGHTLCVVKGKLYLFGGSCDPEAKECLPGVYCFDVVTLRWEKLDVGGVALKTLRHSSAALGDNIYVYGGIVDGTPTDDLMMFNTVSMIWTPIKTSGTPPSARYNHTCAVVNEEIFLFGGCEADGSYYKDIYVLNIETLTWQKTEVKGESPLSCAGQTFTTHHDKDIYLFGGAIKGSDGKISSINEIHKLSLAKMKWKVPLYVGIPPARRHGHAAFIIHSHMYVFGGKNEVQEFNDLKIMRLINPSERQPVMKEILSEFGLQGVSNSFVPTKVPNVRYELSEMPLVMKAERTESAQPTAYQDFAMVRGEAMALIQKAFAILDEQFRKLDREKSDLSEAVEALRCERQAINEYHQKQSQEEVLLEQEKLKEEQCNIQKRSEHLLSIMQQFKGM, from the exons ATGGCCCTAGCAAGTGGACACTGGGTTGAAAAGGTGATCGGAGGAATGCCACCTAGCCAAAG agCTGGTCATGCCGTTGCAGTCGCAGGAAGCATTGCTTTCTTGCATGGAGGCATCTCAAACATGAACTCCAAT GAAGCGCTGCCAAAATATTTCAATGATTTCTATATGCTTACTG ttacATCTTCCTGTATAACTTGGGAGATGATGCCTCAGAACGGCGTTGTACCGAATGCAAGAGAAGGACACACACTTTG TGTTGTCAAAGGGAAACTGTACTTATTCGGAGGCTCCTGCGATCCTGAAGCAAAAGAATGTCTCCCAGGTGTCTATTGCTTTGATGTTG TTACATTACGATGGGAGAAGCTGGACGTTGGAGGTGTGGCTCTGAAAACTCTCAGACACAGTTCAGCAGCTTTAGGGGATAATATCTATGTCTACGGAGGAATTGTGGATGGAACACCTACAGATGACCTGATGATGTTCAATACAG TGTCAATGATTTGGACACCTATCAAAACAAGTGGTACTCCACCATCTGCAAG ATATAACCACACATGTGCTGTAGTCAATGAGGAGATCTTCTTGTTTGGGGGATGTGAAGCAGATGGATCCTACTACAAAGACATTTATGTGCTGAATATAG AGACCCTAACATGGCAGAAAACTGAGGTAAAGGGCGAGTCACCGCTCTCCTGTGCGGGTCAGACCTTCACCACTCACCATGACAAG gatatatatttgtttggtggAGCTATAAAAGGTTCAGATGGGAAAATATCATCGATAAATGAAATTCACAAGCTGAGCCTGG CAAAAATGAAATGGAAGGTACCTCTGTATGTGGGAATTCCTCCGGCTAGACGTCACGGCCATGCAGCTTTTATTATTCACAGTCac ATGTACGTGTTTGGAGGCAAAAATGAAGTACAGGAATTCAATGACCTGAAGATAATGAGACTAATTAACCCATCAGAGAGACAACCCG TCATGAAGGAGATTCTGTCTGAATTTGGCCTTCAGGGTGTCAGTAACAG CTTTGTGCCGACAAAGGTTCCCAATGTAAGGTATGAGCTGAGTGAGATGCCGTTAGTCATGAAGGCCGAGAGAACGGAGTCAGCACAG CCCACAGCTTATCAAGATTTTGCAATGGTTCGAGGTGAAGCAATGGCCCTGATTCAAAAAGCATTTGCCATTTTAGACGAACAGTTCCGTAAATTAGACAG AGAAAAGTCTGATCTTTCAGAAGCAGTGGAAGCTCTGCGTTGTGAGAGACAGGCCATCAATGAGTACCACCAGAAACAGAGCcag GAGGAAGTGCTCCTTGagcaggagaagctgaaagaagagcAGTGCAACATCCAAAAACGCAGCGAGCACCTCCTGTCCATTATGCAGCAGTTCAAAGGCATGTGA